A single genomic interval of Coccidioides posadasii str. Silveira chromosome 1, complete sequence harbors:
- the SPO14 gene encoding Phospholipase D1 (EggNog:ENOG410PG35~COG:I~BUSCO:155at33183) yields MTEPPNTSTANIVPIISERPSPDENAERLAPEGSIAHGTENVRGIPGIKPNEPLLNVDSRSPPTLGESESRANVKTESASVQPSNKPISHHPPSIDGMATPRRRSVQFARTGTEREAQDTTQSRASSLAAPDDWEVSTPDRRGHSFLSKLRALAAYPSFPTHSRSASGATVGGEPSDSRYGGESSVPLSERAQFRFPRSVEDGSEADADGESSSEENKTRKKRKMKFRGRLPGDAGPRTEPSSPKTTERSPLPGSNSFSPPEDYNPNPLARRATMSSVQYHGREGVSEDEGRDRLKRDSMWRRRSGWLQSARGLSYGGTLRQEGRNSQDERRPSNLRRLTGFGNPSEGAEGIAAAWRRHKAERGTSLSAQKWRQIKAGLKMIGQRKKPEPTVDHVKSAELLAELTSGVPAALLLASMFQRDEHGSRRIPILLEQLKVRITDSHFDSHSGDRHLVFRIELEYGSGMTRMKWVINRTLKDFANLHIKYKLQIGTQKYIHLRSQDSGHTLPHFPRSAFPYLRGVRGLDSDAEDEEEDPGDDTAADATSGNERPSKKKKRRSSFAISRRQSSLASPPDGNAPVTNLDGVADATASGAPKRESYPEKQRKKLENYLQKMIRFLIFRPDSNRLCKFLELSALGVRLAAEGSYHGKEGFLIIQSSKGLDFRSALNPSMIKSRHSPKWFLVRHSYVVCVDSPEEMHIYDVFLVDPFFQIQAKKGRLRDKKPKEIAKSAKESAAHPQHHTLKLQNSERKLRLLARNERQLHQFEDSIRFMIESTPWSKPNRFDSFAPVRTKCFAQWLVDGRDYMWVVSRAINQAKDVIYIHDWWLSPELYMRRPAAISQKWRLDRLLQRKAQEGVKVFVIMYRNINSAIPIDSEYSKFSLLDLHPNVFVQRSPNQFRQNTFFWAHHEKLCIIDHTLAFIGGIDLCFGRWDTPQHLLTDDKLTGFELTDAPKDADHCQLWPGKDYSNPRVQDFYDLDKPYEEMYDREVVPRMPWHDIAMHVVGQPARDLTRHFVQRWNYILRQRKPTRPTPFLLPPPDFNPADLEALGLDGSCEVQVLRSSSTWSTGTPEVTEHSIMNAYVKMIEKSEHFVYIENQFFVSSCEVEGKKIENLIGDALVERIVRAARNEEDWRAVILIPLMPGFQNTVDTEGGTSVRLIMQCQYRSICRGETSIFGRLRAQGIEPEDYIQFFSLRSWGRIGPRKHFVTEQLYIHAKCMIVDDRVAIIGSANINERSMLGSRDSECAAIVRDTDLIWSTMAGKAYLVGRFPHTLRMRLMREHLGVDVDEIMEQEMGGEVESRESRQENSDSCASEGQRDTDNWGEREDEREILERRHRLQDEFLARSEDMHSFNHDVDWEQANNPNLKSNRKLTADARVTRNPSHRKDLEGFGVDQMQILHEAGQITGRDSFLGQDNVEYLKEVDVNEKQKLQKDSKQRSDSRLPTPSELNTQEEDHPSILEAADTPADVLNQQQMAFHNDDAASNQPTQANPLTQSNNCHLMLPASARPIIDKDCMKDPLCDAFYLDTWQAIAENNTKVFRMVFRCMPDSEVKSWKEYKEYTAYAERFADMQNNYFYDENAPHLQPSGGSKLQSGPPGAGVTSTVGKVGHDVEKIGSEAKQVVANHLSNEASAEDSLKQWAAEANRAQIERQQEELAKVETLGEKEALKAVETKSSQSSGNVEPSVAFPDVDKALERQRSGAQTNGYPDALTLNGSLSQRRRRRGTTRSSKREFHASDDIISMHEAEELLGMVQGHLVLWPYEWLEREEQGGNWLYTLDQISPLEIYN; encoded by the exons ATGACAGAGCCCCCGAACACTTCTACGGCGAATATAGTCCCTATTATTTCAGAACGCCCTTCCCCCGACGAAAATGCAGAGAGACTCGCCCCTGAGGGGAGTATCGCCCACGGCACCGAAAACGTACGGGGTATCCCAGGAATAAAGCCCAACGAACCACTTCTTAATGTCGACTCGAGAAGTCCACCCACCCTCGGGGAATCTGAAAGTAGAGCCAACGTCAAGACGGAATCGGCCTCGGTACAACCATCTAACAAGCCGATTAGCCACCATCCCCCTTCAATCGACGGCATGGCCACACCAAGACGTCGAAGCGTCCAATTTGCTAGAACAGGTACAGAGCGTGAAGCCCAGGATACTACTCAATCGAGAGCCTCATCGTTAGCAGCCCCAGATGATTGGGAGGTGTCGACACCGGATCGCCGTGGTCACTCGTTTCTTTCAAAACTGAGAGCTCTCGCTGCATACCCCTCGTTTCCGACCCATTCAAGATCGGCAAGCGGTGCTACGGTTGGAGGCGAGCCAAGTGATAGCAGATATGGGGGCGAATCTTCGGTGCCTTTGTCAGAGAGAGCGCAGTTTCGGTTTCCTAGAAGTGTGGAGGATGGTAGCGAGGCCGatgctgatggagaatcaagctcagaagagaataagaCACGCAAAAAGCGAAAAATGAAATTTAGAGGACGGTTACCCGGAGACGCAGGCCCGCGTACTGAGCCTTCTTCTCCAAAGACCACCGAGCGGTCCCCATTGCCTGGTTCTAACTCATTTTCCCCGCCTGAAGATTATAATCCGAACCCGCTGGCTCGGCGAGCCACTATGTCATCTGTACAATACCATGGGCGGGAAGGTGTATCTGAAGATGAAGGCCGGGATAGGCTAAAACGGGACTCGATGTGGCGTCGCAGAAGTGGGTGGCTACAAAGTGCTCGTGGCCTAAGTTACGGTGGAACGCTTCGTCAGGAAGGGCGGAACTCTCAGGATGAAAGGAGACCTAGTAATCTACGACGACTCACCGGGTTTGGAAACCCATCAGAGGGTGCCGAGGGAATTGCTGCAGCCTGGAGAAGACACAAGGCTGAACGTGGAACTAGCCTCAGCGCCCAAAAATGGCGCCAGATCAAAGCAGGACTGAAAATGATCGGTCAAAGAAAGAAGCCTGAGCCCACCGTTGATCACGTAAAATCAGCAGAGCTTTTAGCAGAACTAACATCAGGCGTTCCTGCTGCTTTGCTCCTTGCAAGTATGTTTCAAAGAGACGAGCATGGGAGTAGACGCATACCCATACTCCTTGAGCAGTTAAAAGTTCGCATAACTGACAGCCATTTTGACTCCCATTCTGGTGATCGCCACTTGGTTTTTCGGATTGAGCTAGAATATGGTAGCGGAATGACGCGCATGAAATGGGTTATCAACAGAACACTCAAGGACTTTGCAAATCTACACATAAAGTACAAGCTTCAAATCGGCACCCAAAAGTACATTCATCTCAGAAGTCAGGATTCCGGGCATACTTTACCGCATTTCCCGAGAAGTGCTTTTCCATATCTGCGAGGGGTAAGGGGCCTGGATAGCGATGCtgaggacgaggaagaagatcCTGGCGATGACACGGCTGCCGATGCCACTAGTGGAAATGAAAGGCcatcgaagaagaaaaagcgaCGCTCCTCTTTTGCAATTTCTCGCCGGCAGTCAAGTCTTGCATCTCCACCAGATGGGAATGCTCCTGTCACTAATCTTGATGGCGTCGCAGACGCTACAGCTTCTGGTGCACCCAAAAGAGAGTCTTACCCCGAGAAGCAACGCAAGAAACTTGAAAACTACTTACAGAAGATGATTCGTTTCCTCATATTCCGCCCTGATAGTAATCGTCTTTGCAAATTTCTAGAACTGTCTGCGTTGGGAGTTCGGCTCGCCGCAGAAGGAAGCTATCATGGTAAGGAAGGCTTCCTGATAATTCAGTCTTCTAAAGGGTTGGACTTTAGAAGTGCATTAAATCCTTCCATGATAAAATCGCGACATTCACCAAAGTGGTTCCTGGTCCGGCATAGTTATGTTGTATGTGTGGATTCGCCTGAAGAAATGCACATATATGATGTCTTTTTAGTGGACCCTTTTTTCCAAATTCAGGCCAAAAAGGGACGCCTCAGAGACAAGAAGCCCAAAGAGATTGCTAAATCCGCGAAGGAATCTGCTGCCCATCCGCAGCACCATACACTTAAATTGCAAAATTCCGAACGCAAATTAAGACTTCTAGCTAGAAACGAACGCCAGCTTCACCAATTTGAGGATTCTATACGCTTTATGATCGAGAGTACACCTTGGTCCAAGCCCAATCGTTTCGACAGTTTCGCACCCGTTCGAACAAAGTGCTTCGCACAGTGGCTGGTTGACGGGCGTGATTACATGTGGGTGGTATCCCGTGCAATAAACCAAGCTAAGGATGTTATTTACATCCATGATTGGTGGCTAAGCCCGGAACTTTATATGCGGCGACCAGCTGCCATCAGCCAAAAATGGCGACTAGATCGCCTGCTTCAACGAAAGGCCCAAGAAGGAGTGAAAGTATTTGTTATCATGTATCGAAATATCAATTCTGCTATTCCTATTGATTCCGAGTACTCGAAATTCTCCCTTTTGGACCTACATCCGAATGTTTTCGTGCAGCGATCGCCGAATCAATTCAGACAGAATACGTTCTTTTGGGCCCATCATGAAAAACTATGCATTATTGACCACACGCTAGCCTTTATCGGAGGTATCGATCTTTGCTTCGGTCGATGGGACACTCCGCAACATTTACTTACTGATGATAAACTGACGGGCTTTGAGTTGACCGATGCTCCAAAGGATGCGGATCATTGTCAGCTGTGGCCCGGCAAGGACTATTCCAATCCGAGGGTGCAGGACTTCTATGACCTTGACAAGCCATACGAAGAAATGTATGATCGCGAAGTGGTACCGAGGATGCCCTGGCATGATATTGCCATGCACGTTGTTGGCCAGCCAGCTCGAGACTTGACTCGCCATTTTGTGCAGAGATGGAACTACATCCTTCGCCAACGGAAGCCAACAAGGCCGACTCCATTTTTATTACCACCACCAGACTTTAACCCCGCGGATTTAGAGGCACTTGGCTTAGATGGTAGCTGCGAAGTGCAAGTTTTACGATCAAGCAGTACGTGGTCAACCGGAACTCCCGAAGTTACAGAGCATAGTATTATGAACGCATATGTCAAAATGATTGAAAAATCTGAGCATTTCGTTTACATCGAAAACCAGTTTTTTGTGAGCAGTTGCGAAGTCGAGGGAAAGAAAATCGAAAACCTTATTGGAGACGCTCTAGTCGAGCGGATTGTCCGTGCCGCTAGAAATGAGGAGGATTGGCGTGCAGTTATATTGATTCCGCTAATGCCTGGTTTCCAGAATACCGTTGACACGGAAGGCGGCACCAGTGTTCGGTTGATCATGCAATGCCAGTATCGGAGTATATGCCGTGGCGAAACATCCATATTTGGCAGACTACGGGCTCAAGGTATCGAGCCTGAGGATTATATCCAATTTTTTAGTTTAAGATCTTGGGGTCGTATTGGACCAAGAAAACACTTTGTCACTGAACAGCTTTATATTCACGCAAAGTGCATGATCGTGGATGATCGAGTTGCGATAATCGGATCCGCTAATATTAATGAACGGTCTATGCTTGGTTCTAGGGATTCGGAATGCGCAGCAATCGTTCGGGATACGGATTTGATTTGGTCCACGATGGCTGGCAAAGCATATTTAGTTGGTCGCTTCCCGCATACTTTGCGAATGCGTTTAATGAGAGAACATCTCGGCGTCGATGTTGATGAAATTATGGAGCAAGAAATGGGAGGTGAAGTCGAGTCAAGAGAATCCCGACAGGAGAATAGTGACTCATGTGCGAGCGAAGGCCAACGGGACACTGATAATTGGGGCGAGAGGGAGGACGAAAGAGAAATATTGGAGCGAAGGCATCGGCTCCAAGATGAATTCCTTGCTCGATCAGAAGATATGCATAGTTTCAACCACGACGTTGACTGGGAGCAGGCGAACAATCCTAATCTTAAGTCAAACAGAAAACTTACGGCAGATGCTAGGGTCACCAGAAATCCTAGCCATCGAAAGGATCTGGAAGGCTTTGGGGTGGATCAgatgcaaattctgcatgAAGCTGGGCAAATTACTGGCCGAGACTCGTTCCTTGGGCAAGACAACGTTGAATATTTGAAGGAGGTAGATGTGAACGAGAAGCAAAAGCTGCAAAAAGATTCCAAACAGCGTAGCGACTCACGCCTGCCAACCCCATCCGAGCTAAACACGCAAGAAGAGGACCATCCATCCATTCTTGAAGCTGCCGACACTCCTGCTGATGTATTGAACCAGCAGCAGATGGCGTTTCATAATGACGATGCTGCATCTAACCAACCTACGCAAGCTAATCCATTGACGCAATCTAACAATTGCCATCTTATGTTACCCGCGTCCGCTCGTCCTATTATTGACAAGGACTGCATGAAGGACCCTCTTTGCGATGCCTTTTACCTCGATACTTGGCAGGCCATAGCAGAAAACAACACCAAAGTATTCCGCATGGTATTCCGATGCATGCCGGACAGCGAAGTCAAGTCGTGGAAGGAATACAAGGAATATACTGCCTACGCAGAACGATTCGCTGATATGCAGAATAATTACTTTTACGATGAAAATGCGCCACATCTGCAGCCCAGCGGCGGGTCCAAACTCCAGAGTGGCCCTCCAGGAGCGGGTGTTACTTCTACAGTGGGCAAGGTTGGGCACGACGTCGAAAAGATTGGTAGCGAGGCAAAACAAGTGGTCGCGAATCATTTATCAAACGAAGCCTCTGCTGAGGACAGCCTCAAACAATGGGCTGCTGAAGCCAATCGAGCCCAGATTGAACGGCAACAAGAGGAACTCGCCAAAGTAGAAACTTTGGGAGAGAAGGAAGCTTTGAAGGCCGTGGAGACGAAATCCTCTCAGTCCAGCGGAAATGTAGAACCGTCGGTGGCGTTTCCTGATGTCGATAAGGCATTAGAACGTCAGCGATCGGGCGCTCAGACAAATGGATACCCTGATGCACTCACCTTGAATGGTTCTCTATCTCAACGGCGGAGACGGAGAGGAACAACACGTAGTTCTAAGCGCGAGTTCCATGCATCGGACGATATCATCAGCATGCACGAGGCAGAAGAGTTGCTCGGCATGGTGCAAGGTCATTTGGTGTTGTGGCCGTACGAGTG GCTCGAGCGCGAAGAGCAAGGGGGTAATTGGCTATATACACTCGATCAAATCTCTCCTTTGGAAATATA TAACTAA
- a CDS encoding uncharacterized protein (SECRETED:SignalP(1-19)~EggNog:ENOG410PR2X): MARIALALILGFLLRSSNAQIFEEGYLPLTESNITVVDGAQGLGSPILDGSDLFENAISKRQDYAVECAVQLAIHVVPDFAVILPIQYVSRIAFAALVLRHEQVVREEQRAAATAVAEVVQNVSTGTLAVHPMLLHATGGGSQCSAQRGYCLKDGATKSGSKPSETKGGGTPSKSPTQKPTKSSSKPTLTKPTKTKPTLTKPTSKPTKSTKPTSRPSDEPTLTEPEKSSTSREHSTRTRPTKSDETPSKTTEEPTKSNPSRTSSESKQTGTRTFPSITKSDSSTGQGSSLSVTGTDDRTETPTSTASAIPTLIFNWARDLTDDLVENMCLGLRKRNAPVNGEILTYAGARSQNRQQTQCKGGDCCKGQTKSHGANKGFPLSCDEYPFSSTVEGGPHAHVGCIVAFQNGAQGDYLKAFYRDYKLKKGDKYYMKITGIDCDVVHEDDIPKCNRFGKRDILADSKGIFYPPDAARNTGRLVIALGDVEAGSHRVMVSFPKNSQITNVFVINNQGYEYAASSKPISETTYQLSFHSEEAIYGAYFIAETEDSHLVASSWKHERGPAPSTVSRPPSTTTVTTIVDGTTLTTTYCPETTVTRIPTPSETVITTIIEGSTVTTTVCPETEINQTEAETAQPSQKQTSTPSAPGDPPKDIPHNPPEDLPEPPPEQSHTQPPLESNGPENPPETPPSPTAPTTPPVSPPGDEPEVPEGPATSASVEPPAGDQSTSPPIAIQTTNAGRILTLKRWVNGVVCALVPFFVM; encoded by the exons ATGGCACGCATTGCCTTGGCTTTGATATTGGGCTTCCTACTGAGAAGCAGCAACGCCCAGATCTTCGAAGAAGGATACTTACCTTTGACAGAGTCTAACATCACGGTTGTTGATGGGGCGCAGGGGCTCGGCTCTCCAATCTTGGATGGATCTGATCTGTTTGAAAATGCTATCAGTAAACGGCAG GACTATGCGGTCGAATGTGCTGTCCAATTGGCAATACATGT TGTCCCGGATTTTGCTGTGATCCTGCCCATCCAGTATGTCAGCCGAATCGCTTTTGCTGCCCTCGTG CTCCGTCACGAACAAGTTGTCCGAGAGGAACAACGTGCTGCGGCAACGGCTGTTGCCGAAGTGGTTCAAAATGTTTCAACGGGAACACTTGCTGTGCACCCTATGCTGTTGCATGCAACGGGTGGT GGATCGCAATGCAGCGCCCAACGTGGATACTGCCTGAAAGACGGTGCGACCAAAAGCGGCTCTAAGCCGAGCGAGACAAAGGGGGGCGGCACGCCATCGAAGTCTCCCACGCAGAAGCCCACCAAATCGTCGAGCAAACCCACATTGACAAAACCAACAAAAACGAAGCCGACTCTGACAAAGCCAACTTCCAAACCGACTAAGTCTACGAAACCAACGTCTCGGCCTTCGGACGAGCCTACGTTGACTGAGCCTGAGAAATCGTCGACGAGTCGTGAGCATTCAACTCGGACTAGACCAACCAAATCCGACGAAACACCCTCGAAGACTACGGAAGAGCCGACAAAATCCAACCCTTCGCGTACATCATCGGAGAG CAAACAAACTGGGACTAGAACGTTTCCATCGATAACAAAGTCGGATAGTTCAACAGGACAGGGTTCATCATTGTCAGTAACAGGAACTGATGACCGGACTGAAACCCCTACAAGTACTGCCAGTGCTATCCCTACGCTTATCTTTAACTGGGCTCGTGACCTTACAGATGAT CTTGTTGAGAATATGTGTCTAG GACTTCGAAAACGTAATGCACCAGTAAATGGGGAAATTCTAACTTATGCCGGCGCTAGAAGCCAGAACCGTCAGCAGACACAATGTAAAGGTGGAGATTGTTGCAAAG GCCAAACAAAGTCGCATGGCGCAAATAAAGGATTCCCACTTTCCTGCGATGAATACCCGTTTTCTTCAACGGTTGAAGGTGGTCCACATGCACATGTTGGATGTATTGTGGCCTTCCAGAATGGTGCACAGGGTGATTACCTTAAAGCTTTCTACCGAGATTATAAATTGAAGAAAGGTGATAAGTATTATATGAAAATCACAGGTATTGACTGCGATGTGGTTCATGAAGATGATATTCCTAAATGCAATCGCTTTGGGAAGCGTGATATCCTCGCAGATTCAAAGGGGATATTCTATCCACCAGATGCAGCCCGAAACACCGGAAGACTTGTGATCGCTCTAGGGGATGTGGAAGCTGGATC GCATCGCGTCATGGTATCTTTTCCGAAGAATTCACAAATTACAAATGTTTTTGTGATAAACAACCAAGGTTATGAATATGCAGC GTCTTCGAAGCCAATATCCGAGACAACTTATCAGCTTTCCTTTCATTCAGAGGAGGCCATATACGGTGCCTATTTCATTGCAGAAACAGAGGATTCTCACCTCGTTGCCTCTTCGTGGAAACACGAAAGGGGCCCTGCGCCCTCCACAGTTTCCCGACCTCCCAGCACTACGACGGTTACGACCATAGTTGATGGAACCACTCTCACTACAACTTACTGCCCCGAAACTACTGTTACCAGAATTCCTACACCGAGTGAGACCGTGATCACTACTATTATTGAAGGAAGCACGGTTACAACAACTGTGTGCCCCGAAACTGAAATAAACCAGACGGAAGCCGAGACAGCCCAGCCTTCACAGAAACAGACGAGCACACCCAGCGCCCCAGGAGATCCACCAAAGGACATCCCTCATAATCCTCCTGAAGACCTGCCTGAGCCTCCGCCAGAGCAATCCCATACGCAACCGCCTCTAGAATCCAATGGGCCAGAAAACCCGCCTGAAACGCCCCCATCACCTACAGCACCTACAACGCCACCTGTTTCTCCACCAGGCGATGAGCCAGAGGTTCCTGAAGGACCTGCAACGAGCGCTTCGGTCGAACCGCCCGCAGGCGACCAGTCAACTTCGCCGCCAATTGCGATTCAGACAACTAACGCAGGGAGGATTTTGACACTGAAGAGATGGGTCAATGGCGTAGTTTGCGCATTGGTTCCCTTCTTCGTGATGTGA
- a CDS encoding uncharacterized protein (EggNog:ENOG410PH36~COG:E~TransMembrane:12 (i71-89o101-121i142-160o180-206i218-238o289-310i331-350o385-405i434-452o464-486i522-542o554-573i)) encodes MGNHYIALPSRMAQDKPRGLGPQYQKFSPDDFPEEPSPGSNEMSLEEPVYSEPGRERVGENVWRVLGERQINMITFSGTIGNGLFLGSGRSLAGAGPGGAVVAYLLMGAVISAVISCLGEMTALMPVNAPVMEFPRRFVDRGVGFAVGWMYWFAYAVLAADQLVAATNSIKFHYEDKRTYISWVVGENVHSAVWITLVLVIVTMVNMFPVKVFGQLEYIFGSIKLTFITFLILMSVVIDTMQPRPNAYYDKPLGTKYWDEPYGFFNRKFPIKNEDGSVHMMTGSMGSLLGMWTTLTNVIFSYIGMDIVAATAAESKALADSEAMKMATRKISLRIITLYALTMITASFTVPLDHPFLNGKAQSVGGQTIFVIAAVEAGMPALANFYNAVYLFSAFTCAINSMYVASRVLHTLALRDQTGPEWITKRLRQCHAGVPIRTVLVTAALMLVAYMGPTGAPGERLSELAVNCTVSCLIVYANICGTYLCFFRTLQDIKDYSNTSEAQAACYDRNHPRYPYKSHGQWLKALFGLTACVILVLFNGIVSFLETPFNPQGFIAAYIGLPVYILLIIGYKIKKHGFRFDNWGPERSNDLSNAVQVTSEKRKGRLEFPDDGFTSEDFRTFFRWVWAWMK; translated from the exons ATGGGCAATCATTACATTGCACTTCCAAGCAGAATGGCTCAAGATAAGCCTCGCGGCTTGGGGCCGCAATATCAGAAATTCTCTCCGGACGATTTTCCGGAAGAGCCGTCTCCAGGGAGCAATGAAATGTCTCTCGAGGAACCTGTCTATTCGGAGCCGGGGAGAGAGCGAGTCGGAGAGAATGTTTG GAGAGTGTTAGGTGAAAGACAGATTAAC ATGATTACTTTTTCAGG CACAATTGGAAATG GATTGTTTCTCGGGAGTGGTCGATCCCTTGCTGGCGCGGGCCCAGGCGGTGCCGTTGTCGCTTACCTGCTTATGGGCGCCGTTATATCAGCAGTGATATCTTGTCTAGGCGAAATGACCGCATTGATGCCCGTTAATGCCCCAGTCATGGAATTTCCCCGAAGATTTGTCGACAGAGGCGTCGGTTTTGCCGTCGGTTGGATGTATTG GTTCGCATATGCTGTACTTGCTGCAGATCAACTGGTCGCGGCTACGAATTCTATTAAATTCCACTACGAAGATAAGCGAACGTACATTAGCTGGGTGGTTGGGGAGAATGTCCACTCAGCAGTCTGGATTACGCTTGTGCTTGTGATAGTGACCATGGTCAACATGTTCCCTGTTAAAGTCTTTGGGCAACTGGAGTATATCTTTGGGAGCATAAAGCTTACCTTTATTACCTTCCTCATTTTAATGAGCGTTGTGATTGACACCATGCAAC CTCGACCGAATGCATACTATGATAAACCATTGGGAACTAAAT ACTGGGACGAGCCGTACGGCTTTTTCAACCGTAAGTTCCCGATCAAGAATGAGGATGGATCAGTACATATGATGACCGGTTCAATGGGGTCTCTACTCGGCATGTG GACAACCCTTACTAATGTCATTTTCTCCTACATTGGTATGGATATTGTCGCTGCGACGGCCGCGGAAAGCAAGGCCCTGGCAGACTCTGAAGCAATGAAAATGGCAACGCGAAAGATATCACTACGTATTATCACGCTTTACGCCTTAACTATGATAACTGCTTCGTTCACGGTCCCTCTTGATCATCCCTTCCTGAATGGAAAAGCACAGTCAGTTGGAGGGCAGACGATATTTGTCATAGCGGCCGTTGAAGCAGGAATGCCTGCTTTGGCTAACTTTTATAATGCCGTGTATTTATTTTCAGCGTTTACCTGCGCCATCAATTCGATGTATGTGGCATCCAGAGTCTTGCATACATTGGCATTACGCGACCAAACCGGCCCCGAATGGATTACGAAGAGATTACGGCAGTGCCATGCAGGTGTGCCGATAAGGACTGTCCTTGTAACTGCTGCGTTGATGCTGGTGGCATATATGGGCCCCACTGGAGCCCCAGGAGAG AGACTGAGCGAACTCGCAGTAAATTGTACCGTTTCATGTTTAATTGTTTATGCAAATATCTGCGGGACCTATTTGTGCTTCTTTAGAAC GCTCCAAGATATTAAGGATTACAGTAATACCTCGGAGGCACAGGCGGCCTGCTATGACCGGAATCATCCAAGATACCCCTATAAGTCTCATGGACAGTGGCTAAAGGCACTGTTTGGTCTAACTGCTTGTGTCATTCTCGTTCTATTTAATGGCATCGTATCCTTCTTAGAAACACCTTTCAACCCTCAAGGATTCATTGCTGCGTATATTGGT CTCCCCGTTTACATACTACTCATCATAGGATACAAGATCAAAAAGCACGGATTCAGATTTGATAACTGGGGCCCAGAGCGATCGAATGACCTCTCTAATGCGGTACAAGTGACAagcgagaagagaaaaggaagacTTGAATTCCCTGATGATGGATTCACTTCAGAAGATTTCCGTACATTCTTCCGCTGGGTATGGGCTTGGATGAAGTAA